The archaeon genome includes the window GAAAGGACCAACCTGAGCCACGCTCCGCCGGAGATCATGATCACCACGCCCGAGACGCTGCAGATACTCCTCGTGGGGAGGAGGATTCGGCAGAACCTGTCCAAGCTGAGATGGGTGGTCGTCGACGAAGTCCACGAGCTGTCAGAGGACAAGAGAGGAAGCCAACTTAGCGTGGGGCTGGAGAGGCTCAGGGACGTCGTCGAAGGAGGCGAGTTCCAGATGATCGGTCTCTCTGCGACCGTCGGGTCGCCGGAGACGGTGGCCAGGTTCCTCGTGGGGAAGGGGAGGGAGTGTGAAGTGGTGAGGGTCCCGGTCGAGAAGAGCCTGGCGTTGAAGGTCGTAACCCCTCATGCAAGTGAGGAGGACAATCGGCTCGCAGAAGCGATCTACTCGTACCCTGACGTTGCTGCGAGGCTCAGGACCATCCGGGAAGTGGTCGAGAGGTACAGGTCAGTCCTGATCTTCACCAACACGAGGACCGAGGCCGAGGCACTGGCGAGCAGGTTCAGGGTCTGGGACCCGGAGCTTCCGGTCGGGATTCACCACAGCTCCCTCTCAAAGGCGACCAGAGAGGCGGTGGAAAGGAACCTCAAGGACGGGAAGCTCCTCGGAGTCATCTGCACGAGCAGCCTCGAGCTGGGAATCGACATCGGATTCCTGGAGTACGTGGTGCAGTACAACTCGCCGAGGCAGGTGACGAGGCTGATCCAGAGGGTAGGCAGGAGCGGGCACAGGGTGGGCCAGGTCTCCAACGGGATGGTCATCACTCAGGACTCGGACGACACGCTGGAGGCGGCGGTCCTGTGCAGGAAGTCGTCGGCGGGCGAGCTCGAGCCCCTCGAGCCGGTCCTCGCACCCTACGACGTGGCGGTCCATCAGGTCGCAGGCCTCTTGATCGAGCAGAGCAGCTGGAACTACGACGACCTGGAGGCCCTGTTCCGCAGGAGCTACGCATACGGCGACATGGACCCGGGGAAGCTCAAGAGGGCCCTGACCTACATGAGGGAGAGGTACCCCCGGCTGGCCTTCTACAGCGAGTCGGACGGGAAGGTCTTCAGGGCCAGGGACACCAAGCCTCTGTTTTCGTATTACTTCGACAACCTCTCGATGATACCCGACGAGAAGCAGTATCTCGTCCTCGAGGGGGACAGCTTCGTAGGGACCCTGGACGAGGCGTTCGTGTCAGAGTACGGAGAGGTAGGGGTCAAGTTCGTCGAGGCGGGCAGGTGCTGGAAGATTGAGCAGATCTATGGGAACAAGGTCTACGTGAAGGCAGAGGACGACCCCACAGGGGCTGTCCCCAACTGGGTCGGAGACGAGATTCCGGTTCCAAGGCCCGTAGCGGCGGAGGTCGGGAGCCTCAGGAGGAGGTACGCCGAGGAGCTTGAGAAGGGGAGGGGGAAGGAGTACCTCCGGGAACTGAGCAGGACGTACCCGATAGAGGAAGAAGCGATTGCTGAGGCGCTCAAAGAGGTCGAGGAGCAGAGGTCGGCAGGCCTCCCGATTCCGTCGGAGCGAGTCGTGACCGTGGAGAGGTGGGACAGATACCTGGTCGTACAGGCCGCGTTCGGGCACAGGGTCAACAGGCTCCTGGCGAGGGTCCTGGGGCACCAGATTTCGGAAAGGATCGGGCAGTCGGTCGCGGTCCACCAGGACCCTTACAGGATCGTGATTGAGGCGGACGTGACGCCCCCTGTCGTGGTCGGCCTCCTAGAGGAGCTCCGAGGGGCGGACCTCC containing:
- a CDS encoding DEAD/DEAH box helicase — encoded protein: MSAIPERDRTAARQDVFQLFSPPLVQALKERGFGAPTEPQEQLVPIVQSGKNALLMAPTGTGKTEAALLPILDALVRDQESRGKGTKLLYITPLRALNRDMLDRMQWWCKRFDIRLGVRHGDSSQAERTNLSHAPPEIMITTPETLQILLVGRRIRQNLSKLRWVVVDEVHELSEDKRGSQLSVGLERLRDVVEGGEFQMIGLSATVGSPETVARFLVGKGRECEVVRVPVEKSLALKVVTPHASEEDNRLAEAIYSYPDVAARLRTIREVVERYRSVLIFTNTRTEAEALASRFRVWDPELPVGIHHSSLSKATREAVERNLKDGKLLGVICTSSLELGIDIGFLEYVVQYNSPRQVTRLIQRVGRSGHRVGQVSNGMVITQDSDDTLEAAVLCRKSSAGELEPLEPVLAPYDVAVHQVAGLLIEQSSWNYDDLEALFRRSYAYGDMDPGKLKRALTYMRERYPRLAFYSESDGKVFRARDTKPLFSYYFDNLSMIPDEKQYLVLEGDSFVGTLDEAFVSEYGEVGVKFVEAGRCWKIEQIYGNKVYVKAEDDPTGAVPNWVGDEIPVPRPVAAEVGSLRRRYAEELEKGRGKEYLRELSRTYPIEEEAIAEALKEVEEQRSAGLPIPSERVVTVERWDRYLVVQAAFGHRVNRLLARVLGHQISERIGQSVAVHQDPYRIVIEADVTPPVVVGLLEELRGADLRGVSQKAVERSGMFKRRLIHAGKKCGAIAKDADYASVSISGLIEALRDTPVYEEAMDMIFHDDFDLEGAGEVIEKMAAGAIEVKVLEYEALSPIARIGVEEISRRGELVSPERLRALLRQSTRARVNDAFLVAVCTHCWNFLELRRVGDLEGLGKCRECGKEEIGLSADSYENVFSLAMKARSRTDLRGKRLAQVESLRKSAVLRKEYGHPIDMLIAGRGIRLADAAALAARMKKEGTDLVDLIVEGERDAMRRRYFFSGS